From the genome of Bos javanicus breed banteng chromosome 20, ARS-OSU_banteng_1.0, whole genome shotgun sequence:
AATCCCTAAATAAAACTATCTTACCCCTTAAAAATGCTTAGTTATATGTTGTTCTGATTAAGGAAGGGCTATTTTTAAAGTGAGCTTACATGATTCAGTTCTTACCTGTTCACTAATAACCTGGAAttctctcatttcatcctcagttAAGGGTGCACATGTTTCAtcattttcactgtcttcttgccAACCCATCTCCTTTAACAATCTGGAAAGgggaaatgaatacatttaatttAGAATTTCACCCAAATTAAGtccatattttatattatgtgcaAGAAAATATGATCCATTATACAAAGTCCACACAAAAGATGTTATGTGCAAGAAAATATGATCCATTATATGCAAGAAAATATGatccattttttatattttatattttgtgcaAGAAAATATGATCCATTATACGAAGTCCACACAAAAGATGTTAGGGTTTATGCTTTAAATATCTTTCTGAAAATGAATAGGTAAGATTACGCccaataaactattttaaataataagatcAGAATGAAATGCCTAATTACTTTATCTTTGGTGTAAGAGGTTCTCTAAGGCTGGAAACCTGCAAAAGGTTCTTTAggataaaaactgaagaaaatttgcTAAATTCTTACACTACAAGTAGAAGCAATACACCTCCCCATTTTCTTTAGGGCCACTACAGTTCGTCATGTTCTTAGCTATTCATTCGGTtttctacttgtttttttttttttttttaataattacatcCCTTAAGCACTTGTTACTCCTTTTTATACCTAACTCATTTTTCAAACTGAACCTGTCACAAACTGACTACTCTTTACACACTGTCAAACAATCTCATAAAAAATCAGTGCTCAGAGACTTGAAATATACCCACAATTtcacctaaagcctttgactatgtggagcatcacaaactgtagaaaactcttaaaagagatgggaataccagaccatcttacctgtttcttgagaaacctgtatccaggtcaagaagcaacagttacaacctttttatggaacaactgactggttcaggattaaGAAAGGAGTACAATAAGGCTGTTTATCgccatcctgtttatttaacttatacacagagaaCATCATGCGAAATGGCGGGCTGGACgagttacaagctagaatcaagactgccaggagacatagcaacaacctcagatatgcgaatgataatggcagaaagtgaacaagaactaaagaacctcttgatgagggtaaaggagagtgaaaaagcaggcttaaaactcagtattacaagaattaagatcatggcatctggtcccatcacttcatggtaaatagaagggggaaaaggtggaagcaataacagatttcctcttcttgggctataagatcactgtggacggtgactgcagccataaaattaaaagacaattgcttcttggcaggaaagctatgacaaacctagatagtacagtaaaaagcaaagacatcactttgctgataaggtccatatagtcaagattAGGGTCCTTCCGGTAGTCATGCATGGATTTGAGAGCTGGATGATAaaggcagagtggtaaagaatcgatgccttcaaattgtggtgctagataatgctcttgagagtcccttggagagcaaggagatcaagccagtcaatcttaaaggaaatcaaccctgaatactcattggaaggactactgctaaagctctaatactttggctacctgatgcgaacagccaactcattagaaaagaccctgcctgatgctgggaaagagtgaaagcaggagaagggggcaccagacgatgagatggctggatggcatcactgactcaatggacatgagtttgagcaaactccaggagacagtgaaggacaaggagtgctgcagtccatggggttgtgaactcggacatgacttggcaactgaacaccaccacacTATACCCACATTTTATAGATCAAGAACCATGATCATGTAAGTAAAAAATTTTGCCTACTTGATAGCAAAGAAGCAGAATTCTGGTTTTCTGCCTCCCAAGTTAATATACACTGCACCAAACTCTGTGGCCTCTGGACTAAACCCACACTTAGGAACAGATCATAACAGTGATCTGCACTGTCCCTTTTCATTAGcatttcttctcattctctttcaaACTATTATCAAATCACTCTAATACCACTTTCACAATGACCATCCTCTGCCAAATATTTTCAACAGCTCCCCAATTCCTAAAAGAGCAAACTCCGTAACACACAATGACCACAAATTCAAATTCCTTACATTAGAGAAAGCACAGCACTAGAAGTGGAAGACCTGGGTCACAAATCCTACTCTATCAAAAACTAGGTATAAGACAGAGCTCCTTCTTCATCTAAAGCATTCAGAGTTTGACTAGATCTCTAAGACCCTGTCTTTGCAATGTATCTCTAACTCAatttaggactccacactcttgTCAAGTTATGCTATACATCACCCTAAAACAAACCATGCATGTATTCTATTCTAAACATCCTTTCATACCCCCATTTAAAAATGACTACCCAGTACCCTTGCCTGTATTGTCTCAGCCTTTAAGATTTAATTTAGGTCCCAATTAAAACTTTCTAACTGGTACTCAAGCCATAATGCTATCTAACCCCAAATCCCTTTGAATTTTTCTGGCACTCATTTCTATTAAATCATTTGGTACTTAGACAAGGTAACAATTACCTCTCTGATGTTGAAACTATCCTCAATATTTTGATGATATACTGAAACTTGGTAATAACTAGTAATATATACgccaaattatttcattttaaattttaatttacgCATTTGAACAAAAAAAGTCATCCATGAGAACTGTTATCACTGATACCTAACTTTTTAAATCAAGCAACATGAGTACTTAAATATGTATGTAACTTAAGAAAGTTTACAGGGAggtccctagtggtctagtggttaggattaaCGCTTTCACTATTGtgggctgggttcaatcccaggtccggAAACATATCCCACAGCCCTCCCCCTTGCTCCCCGCCAAGAGATTTACAGAAAATCTGAAGCCATGGAAAATAAATAGCACTCAATTTTCAGAGAAACACattacaatatggatgaaccttgaaagtaTTACTGAAAGTAGACTGGTGGTTACCCAGGAAAGAGAGTAACAATGAGGTGTAACTGTAAATGAGCATGGGGTTTCTTTATGGAGTGAaagaaatgttctgaaattagactGTGGTGACAGCTACACAACTTCAAATATACCCAAAATTAATGAACCGAGTAAAAAAATTAAgagtgtatataaattatatctcaatgaagttgtttaaaaaaaatcaattttccatGTAAAATCAAAAGTTTGGgtagagaaaaatgtaaaaacactGACCTGTGTTCTGCTTCAAGTGAACTAGAAAGAACATCAGTCTGTGGGAAGGCTGAAGACCGAATGATCTGTTGGGAAATTACTGAGGCATTGCCATTCTCTTGTggaatttcattttcatcaaagttTCGGTTTATATCCCTTTCTTGGTGAGTACTATTGCTGTTATGCAAATTAAATGAGTCGTCATCCTGATTTtcgaagagttaaaaaaaaattagagaatagttattaaaaaaggaaactttaaTAGATCCTGGTTAGATTTTCATGGATAAAACATAACTGTAATGTTTATATAATCATGTAGAAAACAGTTTCGTAAGATGTAAAACTAAGTTGTGAAGGCAACTTACTAACTTCAAGTATTCACATCTattcaaccaaaaattaaaaggaCAAAGGCAGGCAAGATGGGGAAAaccaaaaatacaaatatgaacagcaatcttttaaatttcatttttgcaCATCAACTAGAGTAAGAAAAATCTATTAAGAAAGGAATTCATTATTTATGCAAATAGCTAACTAGGCCTTGCtttcataaatatgaaaatattcaaagatCCTAAATAATATCTGTCCAACTATTCCAATGACATGCTAATGTCAAGCCCAAGAATTACACTACAGGTTCAATTACCTTTTCTGAGCCTACATGGCTTTCATCTTCATGTTCCTCTTCCACTCTGTCCCTTTTCAATGCTTTCAAAAACTCACTCTTTTTATCTGTGCGCATTCGTGTCAGTTTGGTTAGACGAGGCTGCTGATTAAGTTTGTCAACAGGTGAAGAAGAATTTGAGCGATTacactaagaaaaaaatttagaatgtTGATAAATACATAGAGAACTAATATCAACATAAAGTTCACAACTATAATGACTTTCTATTTCACTTTCTTCACAATAtacaaaattgattttaaattgtattttctaCTATCCTTGTTATTTTTAATCTATCGCACTGAATGACTAAATATAAAATCTTTCTTATCTGAGAAACAAAGTCTGATAATACTAAGACCTATGATTCTAAATTAGGagttttaaatactattttataaaatggatcctgaaattgtttaaatatttttatatatattttttaaaaagcagtttttaaaactgtgttCCACAGAGTTCGAAGGTTCTAATAATAGTTTCCAAAACGAACTAGTATAATTATTTATGCACAGGTACACTAAGGGTTTATCATATAGAATTTCACAAGGGAAGTTTTGTGGAAGAGCAGAGGAGCGTGGTAAAGGGACTTGTATTGgagtccttttatttttcatatattgagAGTGGAatacagaaggaaagagaatgttGGAATTCTGTGTCACAGGAATTTTAAGCCTTGGGAATACATCAAAATGCTTAACTTAGCAATAACATCTGCAGACTATAATGAATTGAAGCCACAATTAACCAGCTGGTAATGTGGGTCCTTCTAGCACAGCTCTAAAATTCTATGACTGAGAACTAGTCAATGAGGGgttataatattccattatagcaCCCAGAACAATCTCAGTTATTACAATATAGTCACAAGTGTCTTTTGTCCCTGAACTGGTCAGGAAAGTCCCTCATCTAAAAGTTTCAGAAAGCTGgccaaatgagaaagaaatgtgtAAGCTATTAAGTATTCAAAGTCAGTAAATAtacatctttctctcttcttcctcctctccatCCTGAGTGTTGATACTAATAAAATGTCCATAATCCCCAAAAGAAGAGTATATAAATCCTGATTTTTTAGTCAAGGTTTAATCCTACATCATAGCATAACTTTATGACAAAAGTAAAAACATCTGTTTTCataattcttttcttaaaaactactctttctggggcttccctggtagctcagtggtaaagaacccacctgccaagcaggagacgtgggttcgatctctgggttggttaagatcccctggaaaaggaaatggcaaaccactccaatatccttgcctgggaaatcccatggacagaggagtctggtgggctatatctatggggtcatgaagagttggacacagacttagcaggagacacgggttccacccCGAtctagaagattccacatgccgaggagcaacgacacgtgtgcaccacaactattgagcctgtgttcaaGAGCCCAGGAGTtccaactaccgagcccacatgctgcaaacaCTGATGCCTAAGCACCCTAGAGCACGTGctccacaagggaaacccaggcactgcaactagagagtatcccCCGCTTGTCAAAACTCAAGAAAAGCCTGTACAGCAGTAAGACCCAgcagaaccaaaaataaatactttaaaaactccTTCTGGTTAATGGGTTACACATGTTTATTTTACCATAGAATTTTCTACACTTTAGGTTATTTGGACGTTGtgttagaaattttttaaattaatcctcCTTAAATTGCAAAATTAGTTAGCAAAGAGAGAGAAGTATCTGAATTCTAGAAGAACTAAAGTCTCTTACTTTAATGAATTTGTTCAATGAATCTATGCCTTTTGTTCACTGTTAATTAAATTACCATGATTGAGATACGTTTGGCTTCTCAGGACTACTTTTCATTAAATGCCATACCTCTTTCACTGAAGTTGTTGATGGACTAAAATTCTTGGCAGTTGatttaaaagcattaaagttgccaACACCGTATGTAGACTCATGAGGGAAAGAAGtcccaactttattttctttagtttggCTTTTCCATTGTGTAGGctaaagaaaaaacacacaaacattaaTTAATGTGTATCTAAACAGATTACATAGAGGAAAGAGAGaacaaaataactataaaataaagatgactaaatatgacttaaaaaaacaattattttgtatCTTAATCATTTCTACAtggttctctcttcttttttttaaacaaataaaatcaaaatctGGTATTCAGATAAAACATTTAACTACCTTGCCTTTTTTCCAACTTTTATAAACCTTAAGTTAGGTTTCCTTTGCCTAATACCAAGAGAACACAAGTGAGAGTTTCAAAAGCCTAAAACTGAAGATGAAGGACAGCATTTTATACCATTATTAAGCAAATATATCACAGACCCATCTGGCAAACACGTATTTACAGATTTCATTTACTACTAACTACTAAAACAAGAAAACatacacagacaaacacacaaacCACTTAAAAGATAATTAAGGATACACAATGGCCCAACACTTTCCACTGAGAAATCAGCAGCCCATCAATACCCTCCCCACTTTGATGTGAATTTTTCAACATTTGGCCAAAGTAACTCAGTTGATATCAACCTGTAACTTGCATGTTAAACAATTTAGAACTTACTTTTGTAGGTGGAGCAGCAGGTTTAGGAACTAAGCCTTTATAAACACTTGGACCAGTCCCATTCTTAACTGGCTGTGACTGAAGATTTCCTACTACTGGGAATCCAGATAGTTGTAAGTCTTTTGTATTACCTTTCTTAATGACCAGCATCCTTTGAGTTCTAGATTTAGGATTCGGGGGATATTCTGTATAAATAAAGCACGAGCAACAGTTATACAGTTTAGATTTTAGCATAAAATTAAATCACCAAAGAAAAGCATATTCcaaactttactatatttaaaaataacagctgCTTCTTGGATAAAATGACTAAGCTATGTAAGTATGAATTATATCCTTGCTTGAGAAATAAAGCTTCAACAATCATCAGACCACAGCAAGGAACTGAGCAATGTCAAGTAACATTCAGAGATGAATTCAGTTAGATAGTAGCCTAGAATGCTATGACCAAGCCAAAATTAATTACATTTGAGTATATTTTTAGATTATAAATTTCATCCTAACAAGCTCTTAAGACTTGAAATACAAGatacattttcctcttttctattttgaaaagagttttcctaattctttttatttcattcataaaATTACTACCAATAAGAAAGGATCTACAGTCCCTCTATTTCTAAATTCCTGCTTAATCTATGACGAATGAAAAAGGGAACTATGTTTTCACAATACCAgttcattcaaatatttactaGCCATCCAAACTAAACTGAAGGCATTGTGCAAGCTGTAGGGGATCCAACTCAATCTTTGCTTCTGAAGATTATACTAGAAAGATTTTCTCAAGACAACTGAATTtgctaaaatatgaaatataacttCTAGAGTTTAATCAGTTAATGTGTAACCAAACAGTTAATGTGTAATTAAACAGGTGTTACAATGAGCACGTTCCCAACAATGGCAGTGACATGTCTTTCTGCCTACAGAAATACTCTGAAAGCCATCAGTTTCGCCACTGAAGAGTtttgaagaaaagaattaactggAAACAAAACTgcagaaaatgtaaattaaaattagtTTAAGATATGATCCTATGAAACAGTGAGTAATACAAATGTACATAATGATGGCCTACATCAAACAAACTTTCTACTGATTTATCTCAGAAACTAAACAAGGACTACTAGGGATACAGAGGCATTCTCAAAGTCCCTCTGAAACTTAACTCTTCAAACTATAGGCTGATAAAGTAGTTCATTTATTGtaatgctaaaaaaataaaagaacctgagaattccctggtggtccaatggttaggactcagtgctttcactgcacaAGCCCTGTGGTAtagcaaaaacaagcaaacaaatgaaaaaacgtACCACCCAAGAACCTAAAGCAACTGAGAAAAGATTCATCTTTCTGAAAGTTAAACACTGAAAGTTTATCTACTAGGGCAAACATTCCAACTTCTCAGCTACCTACAAAGGCCCAAGATATGAAggctaagaaaaatattttcaggcacACAAGGACACTAATTACATCACCAGTATATAGTTTTTCTGAAAAACTAACACACTGAAGTCAAAACGAAAATGAAGAATAATGTTCTTACACAGAGATCCAATGAAGAACATTAGAAATAGTGCTGAACAATTTTAAGTTTTACGATTACTTCTGGTAAGCAGAAGGTGacaccataaataaaataataaaaagactcCTGAAATTACCAATTCTTTAAATTAGAATAtaagagaaaatcttaacagtCTAGTACTCAAAATCTAAGTTAATGAACCTCAAGAATCTGAGGGATGactgactgatgctgggaaatgcaAAAAATCTAAGTCTCTAAGGTCTGATCTCAGAAAAATCCAAGTGCTGAAGTAGGAGGTGGTCTTATCTGTGCACCACAATAAGTTCATATATGACTGGCAAAGACTTCTATTCCAATATCGTCAATTAAGCACACAAGTTTATCTTCCTTCCCTTTTAGATCCTTATGTTAAAATTACCATaatgagtgttagtcgctcagtcacatctgactctttgcaaccccaaggactgtggcccgccaggttcatctgtccatgggattctccaggcaagaatactggagtgagttgccattcccttctccaggggatcttcccgacccagagatttaacccaggcctcctgcattgcctgcaggcaggttcttgaccatctgagctaccaggaagcccccCAAACTATGCGGGAGTAAACAAATACAGCAATAAAGAACAGGAGAAGGTTCCTCAGCAATGAATGATATCAACCCATATTTCTAGAGAGTAAATAAAGTAAAGAAACTTCAGTTTAGTGTGTGCACAAAGAAACTCAACAGCTGAGGAGGAGAATAATTTCCGCTGTAGAGTGGATTGTAGAGTGGGACTTGGAAATGCCATATAAAGCAAAAGGAGGAAATCAAATCTTTTCAGACAAAAGTTAATCACCAAGAAAAGTAAAGTAAATCTACTAAAGTAAAATCTTTACTAAAGCAAATCCTAAACAATGCACTTTAGGGAGAAGTAAATGATTTCACATTGAAGGCTGAGGATACAagataagaaataatatttttgtacGTAAGTCATCACTGATCAAAAAtagaagacagaagaggagaaCAGATAAGCACGCAGGGATGATTAAGCCTCAATATAATTTCTGAATACAAAGTTCACCTTTCCTAAAACTGGATTTCTAGATACCTAAGAAATACTTTCACAGTTTCCTCAAAGAGGTCTTTGGtgcaaagaatgaaaggaaatccTACAAAGAAAGATGAAGCCTAAGAAATCAATCACAGACAAGAGGTAGTAaagtaaaaaagataataaatgtacctaaaagatgatgaaagggactgggaggaaaaagaaagcagacaCAGTGCTGATTTACTTACTAAGCATTCATATTCAAGTAGTATAGAAATTAAGACCATGTGCTTTTGTACCAGATTTACAGAATTTTGATACCTGCTCCAACATCACTAGTtaatctcatctataaaatgaaaaacaacagtTCTTGTCTCAGAGTTACAGTGAAATggtctctttaaagaaaaatgtccagaaaagtCATATACAATCTCCACTGTAATAGGTAACTGTATTTCAAATTAAAGGTgtctttttgaagaattttaaaccTAAAATTTAAACTGAACCACCACAAGAGTAtagaagatgagaaaaattacaacagaaataaacaaaataaagactAACCTATATCATATATATCTATGCTGAACACACTACATAAACCTGCCTGCTTAACAAGAAATGTGTCCTTAGTCTGATGGGCCAGGATGGCATGGCGGCCGCCAGCAGAGGTGTTCACCTGGTGAAGTGTTCCCAACTGTGTGTGCCACCAGTGTCTGTGTCCTCAGGGTGAGCTGCAGGCAATTCCCACCAGCCTTCCCTGCTGCTCTGG
Proteins encoded in this window:
- the GPBP1 gene encoding vasculin isoform X1, which translates into the protein MAQHDFAPAWLNFPTPPSSTKSSLNFEKHSENFSWTENRYDVNRRRHNSSDGFDSGIGRPNGGNFGRKEKNGWRTHGRNGTENINHRGGYHGGSSRSRSSIFHSGKSQGLHENNIPDSETGRKDDKRERKQFEAEDFPSLNPEYEREPNQNKSLAAGVWGLHAQTHTYPTKKISQAPLLEYPPNPKSRTQRMLVIKKGNTKDLQLSGFPVVGNLQSQPVKNGTGPSVYKGLVPKPAAPPTKPTQWKSQTKENKVGTSFPHESTYGVGNFNAFKSTAKNFSPSTTSVKECNRSNSSSPVDKLNQQPRLTKLTRMRTDKKSEFLKALKRDRVEEEHEDESHVGSEKDDDSFNLHNSNSTHQERDINRNFDENEIPQENGNASVISQQIIRSSAFPQTDVLSSSLEAEHRLLKEMGWQEDSENDETCAPLTEDEMREFQVISEQLQKNGLRKNGILKNGLICDFKFGPWKNSTFKPTIENDDTETSSSDTSDDDDV
- the GPBP1 gene encoding vasculin isoform X2, which encodes MAQHDFAPAWLNFPTPPSSTKSSLNFEKHSENFSWTENRYDVNRRRHNSSDGFDSGIGRPNGGNFGRKEKNGWRTHGRNGTENINHRGGYHGGSSRSRSSIFHSGKSQGLHENNIPDSETGRKDDKRERKQFEAEDFPSLNPEYEREPNQNKSLAAGVWEYPPNPKSRTQRMLVIKKGNTKDLQLSGFPVVGNLQSQPVKNGTGPSVYKGLVPKPAAPPTKPTQWKSQTKENKVGTSFPHESTYGVGNFNAFKSTAKNFSPSTTSVKECNRSNSSSPVDKLNQQPRLTKLTRMRTDKKSEFLKALKRDRVEEEHEDESHVGSEKDDDSFNLHNSNSTHQERDINRNFDENEIPQENGNASVISQQIIRSSAFPQTDVLSSSLEAEHRLLKEMGWQEDSENDETCAPLTEDEMREFQVISEQLQKNGLRKNGILKNGLICDFKFGPWKNSTFKPTIENDDTETSSSDTSDDDDV